Proteins from a single region of Carassius gibelio isolate Cgi1373 ecotype wild population from Czech Republic chromosome A5, carGib1.2-hapl.c, whole genome shotgun sequence:
- the LOC128000721 gene encoding flotillin-2a isoform X1 produces MGNCHTVGPNEALVVSGGCCGSDEKRYTVGGWAWAWWLITDIQKITLEIMTLQPKCEDVETAEGVAIIVTGVAQVKVMTDKELLGYACEQFLGKTVAEIKSVILQTLEGHLRSILGTLTVEQIYQDRDQFAKLVREVAAPDVGRMGIEILSFTIKDVYDKVEYLSSLGKSQTAAVQRDADIGVAEAERDAGIREAECKKEMMDVKFQADTRMADSKRELEMQKAAFNQEVNTKKAEAQLAYELQAAKEQQKIRLEEIEIEVVQRKKQITIEEKEILRTEKELIATVRRPAEAEAYKMQQLAEAQKMKKVLLAQAESEKIKRIGEAEAGSIEAVGKAEAEKMRLKAEAYQQYGESAKIALVLEALPKIARHVAAPLSRTNEIVILSGDGGRVTGEVNRLLAELPVSVNALTGVDLSKIPLLQGMMTNRQA; encoded by the exons ATGGGGAATTGCCACACTGTAGGACCAAACGAAGCCCTGGTGGTATCAG GTGGCTGCTGTGGCTCTGATGAGAAGAGGTATACAGTGGGCGGCTGGGCCTGGGCGTGGTGGCTCATCACCGACATACAGAA gATAACCCTTGAGATTATGACCCTGCAACCCAAGTGTGAGGATGTAGAGACAGCGGAGGGGGTAGCTATTATTGTCACAGGTGTGGCACAG GTGAAGGTCATGACTGACAAAGAGCTGCTGGGTTATGCCTGTGAACAGTTCCTGGGCAAAACGGTGGCAGAGATTAAAAGTGTCATTCTGCAGACGCTGGAAGGTCATCTGCGCTCTATTCTAG GGACTCTGACGGTGGAGCAGATCTACCAGGATAGGGATCAGTTTGCCAAGCTGGTGAGGGAGGTGGCAGCACCCGATGTGGGCAGGATGGGCATCGAGATCCTAAGCTTTACTATTAAG GATGTCTACGATAAGGTGGAATATTTGAGTTCTTTGGGGAAATCCCAGACTGCTGCTGTTCAGAGAGATGCTGACATTGGCGTGGCTGAAGCAGAGAGAGATGCTGGGATCAGG GAAGCAGAATGTAAGAAGGAGATGATGGATGTGAAATTCCAAGCCGATACAAGAATGGCAGACTCAAAGAGAGAGCTGGAGATGCAGAAGGCTGCCTTCAATCAAGAAGTTAACACAAAG AAAGCTGAGGCTCAGTTGGCCTATGAACTGCAGGCAGCCAAGGAGCAGCAGAAGATCAGACTGGAGGAGATTGAAATCGAAGTGGTTCAAAGGAAAAAGCAGATCACTATTGAGGAAAAGGAGATCCTGAGGACAGAAAAAGAGCTGATCGCCACCGTGAGGAGACCAGCGGAGGCTGAAGCCTACAAGATGCAACAGCTCGCAGAGGCACAGAA GATGAAGAAGGTGTTGTTGGCACAGGCTGAATCGGAGAAGATCAAGCGTATTGGAGAAGCAGAGGCCGGCTCCATTGAGGCTGTGGGTAAAGCTGAAGCAGAGAAGATGAGGCTCAAAGCTGAGGCCTATCAGCAGTACGGAGAGTCTGCAAAGATTGCCCTCGTCCTTGAGGCTCTGCCAAAG ATTGCTAGACATGTGGCAGCACCCTTGAGCCGTACCAATGAGATTGTGATCCTGAGCGGCGACGGTGGCCGTGTCACTGGGGAAGTGAATCGTCTTTTGGCTGAACTCCCTGTTTCTGTAAACGCCCTCACAGGGGTGGACCTGTCCAAG ATCCCTTTGCTTCAGGGGATGATGACCAATCGTCAAGCTTGA
- the LOC128000721 gene encoding flotillin-2a isoform X2, which yields MGNCHTVGPNEALVVSGGCCGSDEKRYTVGGWAWAWWLITDIQKLSLEIMTILCRCENIETSEGVPLDVTGVAQVKVMTDKELLGYACEQFLGKTVAEIKSVILQTLEGHLRSILGTLTVEQIYQDRDQFAKLVREVAAPDVGRMGIEILSFTIKDVYDKVEYLSSLGKSQTAAVQRDADIGVAEAERDAGIREAECKKEMMDVKFQADTRMADSKRELEMQKAAFNQEVNTKKAEAQLAYELQAAKEQQKIRLEEIEIEVVQRKKQITIEEKEILRTEKELIATVRRPAEAEAYKMQQLAEAQKMKKVLLAQAESEKIKRIGEAEAGSIEAVGKAEAEKMRLKAEAYQQYGESAKIALVLEALPKIARHVAAPLSRTNEIVILSGDGGRVTGEVNRLLAELPVSVNALTGVDLSKIPLLQGMMTNRQA from the exons ATGGGGAATTGCCACACTGTAGGACCAAACGAAGCCCTGGTGGTATCAG GTGGCTGCTGTGGCTCTGATGAGAAGAGGTATACAGTGGGCGGCTGGGCCTGGGCGTGGTGGCTCATCACCGACATACAGAA ACTCTCTCTGGAGATAATGACCATCCTCTGTCGCTGTGAGAATATCGAAACTTCGGAGGGTGTCCCCTTGGATGTGACAGGGGTCGCTCAG GTGAAGGTCATGACTGACAAAGAGCTGCTGGGTTATGCCTGTGAACAGTTCCTGGGCAAAACGGTGGCAGAGATTAAAAGTGTCATTCTGCAGACGCTGGAAGGTCATCTGCGCTCTATTCTAG GGACTCTGACGGTGGAGCAGATCTACCAGGATAGGGATCAGTTTGCCAAGCTGGTGAGGGAGGTGGCAGCACCCGATGTGGGCAGGATGGGCATCGAGATCCTAAGCTTTACTATTAAG GATGTCTACGATAAGGTGGAATATTTGAGTTCTTTGGGGAAATCCCAGACTGCTGCTGTTCAGAGAGATGCTGACATTGGCGTGGCTGAAGCAGAGAGAGATGCTGGGATCAGG GAAGCAGAATGTAAGAAGGAGATGATGGATGTGAAATTCCAAGCCGATACAAGAATGGCAGACTCAAAGAGAGAGCTGGAGATGCAGAAGGCTGCCTTCAATCAAGAAGTTAACACAAAG AAAGCTGAGGCTCAGTTGGCCTATGAACTGCAGGCAGCCAAGGAGCAGCAGAAGATCAGACTGGAGGAGATTGAAATCGAAGTGGTTCAAAGGAAAAAGCAGATCACTATTGAGGAAAAGGAGATCCTGAGGACAGAAAAAGAGCTGATCGCCACCGTGAGGAGACCAGCGGAGGCTGAAGCCTACAAGATGCAACAGCTCGCAGAGGCACAGAA GATGAAGAAGGTGTTGTTGGCACAGGCTGAATCGGAGAAGATCAAGCGTATTGGAGAAGCAGAGGCCGGCTCCATTGAGGCTGTGGGTAAAGCTGAAGCAGAGAAGATGAGGCTCAAAGCTGAGGCCTATCAGCAGTACGGAGAGTCTGCAAAGATTGCCCTCGTCCTTGAGGCTCTGCCAAAG ATTGCTAGACATGTGGCAGCACCCTTGAGCCGTACCAATGAGATTGTGATCCTGAGCGGCGACGGTGGCCGTGTCACTGGGGAAGTGAATCGTCTTTTGGCTGAACTCCCTGTTTCTGTAAACGCCCTCACAGGGGTGGACCTGTCCAAG ATCCCTTTGCTTCAGGGGATGATGACCAATCGTCAAGCTTGA
- the tbx16l gene encoding T-box transcription factor TBX6L isoform X2 has translation MVMYLPEEGPLLDLPYKMNHLANNYGYYPQDCKELTCWTQHGLNGRMNSPEAELTSLPVHVSLQDRELWDKFSSIGTEMLITKSGRRMFPSCKVTVTGLNPVVKYVVIMDMVPFDNHKYKWNKDLWEVNGSADPHLPNRFFIHPDSPAPGEKWMQYPISFHKLKLTNNILNSNGLVVLHSMHKYQPRLHIVQSPEPCYPQNPGSYLRFTFPEAAFIAVTAYQNQEITKLKIDNNPFAKGFRDNGLNRKRFRDKESQETKDSDGQAKQDLTPMGQSQKDEDVDVTVSSSVDSRRTLNSSEVASSVPPNPFISAFTNTSTAGGPSPHQTHTILSLNNRHLNSPREARPSLHSLCAALPVAQSSCVQSSTGDGHLSTLPSQISSPASQTPGTSIIQPQPYFRTPPHPSRQCPDMELPLPMPPKLSRMQLPGSALRNLEMIPVSDYVSPRPLTNILNWIHSRALASGTSGKVLQNPPEPEQYLRGSDRELHPQIYPVVQKYIDQQFPLNSQTEHRSQMDYVSGRPLTEYYCDQQTGK, from the exons ATGGTCATGTATCTCCCAGAGGAAGGGCCTCTGCTGGATTTACCTTACAAAATGAATCATTTGGCTAATAACTATGGATATTATCCACAAG ACTGTAAGGAGCTCACTTGCTGGACTCAACACGGCCTCAATGGCAGGATGAACAGTCCTGAAGCTGAACTGACCTCACTGCCAGTTCATGTATCACTGCAAGATCGAGAGCTTTGGGATAAATTCAGCAGTATTGGCACAGAGATGCTGATTACTAAATCTGGCAG GCGGATGTTTCCCAGCTGCAAAGTAACAGTGACAGGACTGAATCCAGTAGTCAAGTATGTGGTGATAATGGACATGGTGCCGTTTGATAACCACAAATACAAG TGGAATAAGGATCTTTGGGAAGTGAATGGTTCAGCTGATCCACACTTACCCAATCGGTTCTTCATCCATCCAGACTCTCCTGCGCCTGGAGAGAAATGGATGCAGTATCCAATCTCCTTTCACAAGCTCAAGCTGACCAACAACATCCTCAACTCTAATGGCCTG GTGGTTCTCCACTCCATGCACAAATACCAGCCCCGTCTACACATAGTCCAATCTCCAGAGCCCTGTTACCCTCAGAACCCTGGCAGTTACCTGCGCTTCACCTTCCCTGAAGCGGCTTTCATAGCTGTCACAGCCTACCAGAACCAGGAG ATCACAAAACTCAAGATTGACAACAACCCCTTTGCCAAAGGCTTTCGTGACAATGGGCTGAACAGGAAAAG GTTTAGAGACAAAGAGAGCCAAGAGACCAAGGATTCAGATGGACAGGCCAAACAGGATTTGACACCAA TGGGACAGTCACAGAAAGATGAGGATGTGGATGTGACCGTGTCCAGCTCCGTTGACAGCAGAAGAACGCTGAATTCTTCAGAAGTGGCTTCCTCGGTCCCCCCCAACCCTTTCATATCAGCCTTCACAAACACTAGCACTGCTGGAGGACCTTCACCCCATCAGACACACACCATTCTCAGCCTCAATAACAGACACCTGAACAG TCCCAGAGAAGCCAGACCCAGCCTCCACAGTTTGTGTGCAGCTCTGCCCGTGGCCCAGAGCTCCTGCGTCCAGTCCTCCACAGGAGACGGCCACCTCAGCACGCTGCCATCTCAGATCAGCAGCCCAGCCTCCCAGACCCCAGGGACATCCATCATCCAGCCTCAGCCTTATTTTCGGACCCCTCCCCATCCCTCACGACAATGTCCTGACATGGAGCTGCCCCTCCCAATGCCTCCTAAACTGAGCCGGATGCAACTCCCCGGAAGTGCTCTGAGGAACCTGGAAATGATCCCGGTCTCCGACTATGTGAGTCCGAGGCCCCTCACCAACATCCTTAACTGGATCCATTCTCGAGCCTTAGCCTCAGGAACATCAGGGAAGGTCCTGCAAAATCCCCCCGAACCTGAGCAGTACCTCCGAGGCTCAGACCGAGAGCTGCATCCGCAGATTTATCCAGTGGTTCAAAAATATATTGATCAGCAGTTCCCATTAAACAGCCAGACTGAACACAGATCACAGATGGACTATGTCAGTGGCAGACCACTAACTGAATACTACTGTGACCAGCAGACTGGGAAATGA
- the tbx16l gene encoding T-box transcription factor TBX6L isoform X1, producing the protein MVMYLPEEGPLLDLPYKMNHLANNYGYYPQDCKELTCWTQHGLNGRMNSPEAELTSLPVHVSLQDRELWDKFSSIGTEMLITKSGRRMFPSCKVTVTGLNPVVKYVVIMDMVPFDNHKYKWNKDLWEVNGSADPHLPNRFFIHPDSPAPGEKWMQYPISFHKLKLTNNILNSNGLVVLHSMHKYQPRLHIVQSPEPCYPQNPGSYLRFTFPEAAFIAVTAYQNQEITKLKIDNNPFAKGFRDNGLNRKRFRDKESQETKDSDGQAKQDLTPSEHVGQSQKDEDVDVTVSSSVDSRRTLNSSEVASSVPPNPFISAFTNTSTAGGPSPHQTHTILSLNNRHLNSPREARPSLHSLCAALPVAQSSCVQSSTGDGHLSTLPSQISSPASQTPGTSIIQPQPYFRTPPHPSRQCPDMELPLPMPPKLSRMQLPGSALRNLEMIPVSDYVSPRPLTNILNWIHSRALASGTSGKVLQNPPEPEQYLRGSDRELHPQIYPVVQKYIDQQFPLNSQTEHRSQMDYVSGRPLTEYYCDQQTGK; encoded by the exons ATGGTCATGTATCTCCCAGAGGAAGGGCCTCTGCTGGATTTACCTTACAAAATGAATCATTTGGCTAATAACTATGGATATTATCCACAAG ACTGTAAGGAGCTCACTTGCTGGACTCAACACGGCCTCAATGGCAGGATGAACAGTCCTGAAGCTGAACTGACCTCACTGCCAGTTCATGTATCACTGCAAGATCGAGAGCTTTGGGATAAATTCAGCAGTATTGGCACAGAGATGCTGATTACTAAATCTGGCAG GCGGATGTTTCCCAGCTGCAAAGTAACAGTGACAGGACTGAATCCAGTAGTCAAGTATGTGGTGATAATGGACATGGTGCCGTTTGATAACCACAAATACAAG TGGAATAAGGATCTTTGGGAAGTGAATGGTTCAGCTGATCCACACTTACCCAATCGGTTCTTCATCCATCCAGACTCTCCTGCGCCTGGAGAGAAATGGATGCAGTATCCAATCTCCTTTCACAAGCTCAAGCTGACCAACAACATCCTCAACTCTAATGGCCTG GTGGTTCTCCACTCCATGCACAAATACCAGCCCCGTCTACACATAGTCCAATCTCCAGAGCCCTGTTACCCTCAGAACCCTGGCAGTTACCTGCGCTTCACCTTCCCTGAAGCGGCTTTCATAGCTGTCACAGCCTACCAGAACCAGGAG ATCACAAAACTCAAGATTGACAACAACCCCTTTGCCAAAGGCTTTCGTGACAATGGGCTGAACAGGAAAAG GTTTAGAGACAAAGAGAGCCAAGAGACCAAGGATTCAGATGGACAGGCCAAACAGGATTTGACACCAAGTGAGCATG TGGGACAGTCACAGAAAGATGAGGATGTGGATGTGACCGTGTCCAGCTCCGTTGACAGCAGAAGAACGCTGAATTCTTCAGAAGTGGCTTCCTCGGTCCCCCCCAACCCTTTCATATCAGCCTTCACAAACACTAGCACTGCTGGAGGACCTTCACCCCATCAGACACACACCATTCTCAGCCTCAATAACAGACACCTGAACAG TCCCAGAGAAGCCAGACCCAGCCTCCACAGTTTGTGTGCAGCTCTGCCCGTGGCCCAGAGCTCCTGCGTCCAGTCCTCCACAGGAGACGGCCACCTCAGCACGCTGCCATCTCAGATCAGCAGCCCAGCCTCCCAGACCCCAGGGACATCCATCATCCAGCCTCAGCCTTATTTTCGGACCCCTCCCCATCCCTCACGACAATGTCCTGACATGGAGCTGCCCCTCCCAATGCCTCCTAAACTGAGCCGGATGCAACTCCCCGGAAGTGCTCTGAGGAACCTGGAAATGATCCCGGTCTCCGACTATGTGAGTCCGAGGCCCCTCACCAACATCCTTAACTGGATCCATTCTCGAGCCTTAGCCTCAGGAACATCAGGGAAGGTCCTGCAAAATCCCCCCGAACCTGAGCAGTACCTCCGAGGCTCAGACCGAGAGCTGCATCCGCAGATTTATCCAGTGGTTCAAAAATATATTGATCAGCAGTTCCCATTAAACAGCCAGACTGAACACAGATCACAGATGGACTATGTCAGTGGCAGACCACTAACTGAATACTACTGTGACCAGCAGACTGGGAAATGA